One genomic window of Solanum stenotomum isolate F172 chromosome 9, ASM1918654v1, whole genome shotgun sequence includes the following:
- the LOC125877064 gene encoding cytochrome P450 CYP72A219-like isoform X1 codes for MEIVTYYFLALFLLAITFVIYAWRLLDWAWFRPRKLEKCLRKQGLKGNSYKLIYGDIKELSKSIEDAKSKPLNVSDDDLTPIILPYFVQTIKKYGKNCFIWVGPKPLVIVGDPELIRDVFNKHALYQKPKYPPQTKLLAKGILSYEDDKWAKHRKILNPAFHMEKIKDMLHAVHLSCSEMVSQWEEAVSMKESSTELDIWPYLQRLTSDVISRTAFGSNYEEGRKIFELQKEQAKHVIEVSRTLYIPGWRFLPTKRNRRMKEIEREVQATIRGIIDKRVKGMKAGEANTDDLLGILLESNFKEIEQHGNKNFGMTIKDVIEECKLFFFAGQETTSVWLVWTMILLSRHPDWQVRAREEVLQLFGDGMPEFDGLNRLKVVTMILHESLRLYPPTAALGRRITTKTKLGELTLPEGVMLSLPTILVHHDKEIWGEDATKFKPERFSEGISKATKGQMTFFPFGAGPRICIGLNFAMIEAKMAMAMILQRFAFELSPSYTHAPQSVITMQPKYGAPLMLHKL; via the exons ATGGAGATTGTTACTTACTATTTCTTAGCCTTATTTTTATTAGCAATTACCTTTGTAATATATGCATGGAGGTTGTTGGACTGGGCATGGTTTAGGCCAAGGAAATTGGAGAAATGCCTTAGAAAACAAGGTCTCAAAGGGAACTCTTACAAATTGATTTATGGAGACATCAAAGAGCTGTCTAAAAGCATTGAAGATGCAAAGTCCAAACCATTGAATGTCTCTGATGATGACTTAACACCAATAATTCTCCCTTATTTCGTtcaaacaatcaagaaatacg GTAAAAACTGTTTTATATGGGTTGGGCCAAAGCCTTTGGTAATTGTAGGGGACCCTGAGTTAATAAGGGATGTGTTTAACAAACATGCCCTCTATCAAAAGCCAAAATACCCTCCACAGACCAAGTTGCTGGCAAAAGGAATTCTAAGCTATGAAGATGATAAATGGGCAAAGCATAGGAAAATTCTCAATCCTGCTTTCCATATGGAGAAGATAAAG GATATGCTTCACGCAGTTCATTTGAGCTGCAGTGAAATGGTGAGTCAATGGGAGGAGGCTGTCTCAATGAAAGAATCGTCCACCGAACTCGATATATGGCCTTACCTTCAAAGATTGACTAGTGATGTTATTTCTCGCACAGCCTTTGGGAGCAACTATGAAGAAGGTCGAAAGATATTTGAGCTTCAAAAAGAACAAGCTAAGCATGTCATTGAAGTTTCTCGCACCTTATATATTCCGGGATGGAG GTTCTTGCCAACTAAGAGAAACAGAAGGATGAAGGAGATTGAAAGAGAAGTTCAAGCAACAATTAGGGGAATTATTGATAAAAGAGTGAAGGGAATGAAAGCAGGGGAGGCCAATACTGATGACCTATTAGGCATATTGTTGGAATCCAACTTTAAAGAAATCGAGCAACACGGTAACAAGAATTTTGGTATGACTATAAAAGATGTTATTGAGGAGTGTAAGCTGTTCTTTTTTGCTGGACAAGAGACAACCTCTGTATGGCTTGTATGGACTATGATTTTGTTAAGCAGGCATCCAGACTGGCAAGTTCGCGCTAGAGAAGAGGTTTTGCAACTTTTTGGAGATGGCATGCCAGAATTTGATGGATTAAATCGCTTGAAAGTT GTGACAATGATTTTGCACGAGTCATTAAGGCTATATCCACCAACTGCTGCACTAGGTCGAAGGATTACAACTAAAACAAAGCTAGGGGAACTAACTTTACCAGAAGGAGTGATGCTGTCTTTGCCAACAATTTTAGTGCATCATGACAAGGAAATATGGGGTGAAGATGCAACAAAGTTCAAGCCAGAGAGATTCAGTGAAGGAATTTCAAAGGCAACTAAGGGCCAAATGACGTTTTTCCCATTTGGCGCGGGACCTAGGATATGCATTGGACTGAACTTCGCAATGATAGAAGCGAAGATGGCTATGGCTATGATTCTGCAACGCTTTGCGTTTGAACTATCTCCTTCGTACACTCATGCTCCACAGTCTGTAATAACTATGCAACCCAAATATGGTGCTCCTCTAATGTTGCATAAATTGTAA
- the LOC125877069 gene encoding uncharacterized protein LOC125877069 — MNSRRSEKSLVIAWLINSMEPVIALVTVKNGEDKNKRPWCDHCKKYWHTRETCWKIHGKPLNWKKKGVDDRGFQSQNGQALQTTYFDQGQQPSPETSPFTREQLEILHKLLQSPQFRANAQNSSNPSCSFAETGTVSSAFLSTNSNQIDSWIIDSGASDHMTGSSHFFLYLHSLCREQKNQDS, encoded by the exons ATGAACTCCCGGAGATCAGAGAAATCACTCGTGATTGCTTGGTTAATAAATTCCATGGAACCAGTCATAG CTCTTGTAACAGTGAAGAATGGAGAGGACAAAAACAAAAGGCCATGGTGTGATCATTGCAAAAAATATTGGCACACCCGTGAAACTTGTTGGAAGATTCATGGGAAACCACTAAACTGGAAGAAAAAGGGAGTTGATGATCGTGGGTTTCAATCTCAAAATGGTCAGGCCCTCCAAACAACTTATTTTGATCAGGGGCAGCAACCTTCTCCAGAAACGTCTCCATTTACAAGGGAACAATTGGAAATTCTGCACAAACTCCTTCAATCTCCACAATTTCGTGCAAATGCACAAAATTCTTCTAATCCTTCCTGTTCTTTTGCTGAAACAGGTACTGTATCGTCTGCTTTTCTTAGTACCAATTCCAACCAAATAGATTCTTGGATCATAGATTCAGGAGCCAGTGACCACATGACTGGAAGTTCCCATTTTTTTCTCTACTTACACTCCTTGTGCAGGGAACAGAAAAATCAAGATAGCTGA